TTCTGAGAGTAAAGCTGATTTGATTCTTTCTTTTAAAACCCGTCACATTCTGAATTCTTCCCAGAAATCACAACTTTATTCtgaaagatttgtttttcaaagtgtCGCCAAAAAATCAAGTTTGAACAATAAATTCAGAGTTCAGTTTTTGGTGAAAACTACATTTTCAGATGAAGTGACGGACGGCTCTTTGTGGAACTTGTGACGGACTCTGGACGGATGAAGTCGATCCTCGGCTGCTCGTTTCCGACAGAATCAAATGTttcacagacaaagaagaaacGTTCGAGTCTCGAGTCAGATTTAAGGCTTCAGGAGCTCACAGGAGAAAAACTTAAACATCTGTCTTCTCCACATCTGGATCCAATCAGGTGGCTTCCTCCTCTGGTTTTCCCTTTAACATCATCTCACGTTGGTCCTTCGGTAGTTTTTCAAGTCACTTCCAGTTTGTGAGTCGCAGTTTGTAAAGAAAAGCCAGTAAAAAGTCACAGCTGGATTTTTGTGGTTTTCCGGTGGTGAAAAGTGAAAATCGGCCTTCAAACTAAAAGCATGAGCTGAGCCTCGGATCCTGGTCACGCTGAGCTCGGGCTGCGATAGAGGGTCCAGCCTGTTGGACCTGATCTCAGACTGGAGACGCTGAACTGACACGAAGGTTCAGACTCGTTGAATCACAACTGCTGATTTTAAAGCTGTTAGACGAACCGACTGTCGTCCGTCTGAAGTTAATGTCTCACCAGAAAAACGTCCCCAGGTGCTCCTGCGGGACGGGTGGAGGCGTGACCCTGTTCACCTCCGTCACCTCTCCTCACCTGCCTGTTTGAAACCACGTGACGTTTGCACTGATGGTGATAAAGATGCTGCACACATGTTACTGACTGATTCACCTTCACTCGTCAGTCAGCTGATCGTCAGTCAGCTGATCGTCAGCTGAGCAACAGGTAAGGAGGGATTCATTGTTTGATGACAGTTTGAATATTTGGAGGAAAATCATGAGAAAAAACTTGAATAAAGTTTTTagaattcagattttttttggttCACCTGTCGTTTCATTTTTCCAGCTGAATAAAGTTTTAGCAGGTTCATCTCGTTAAATGTTCAAGTCATCAAAGTTAATCAGAGTTAAAgttgttttggggttttgtgATCCTCCTTCAGTCATCAGCTGAGTGAATGAACGTGCTGATGATCAGACAGACGCTGCCGTCATTGATTAGGTTAAAGGATAATGAATAATTAGTTAATAACGCCGGCTGGTCACTCAGGAtgtgcttgttgttgttgttggcagaAGAATCTcgtgatgtttttaaatgagaGAAACTGTTAATGTGTTTGAATAAACAGGAGGTGACGTGGCTGCCGTGACCTCGTCCAATCGGAGTGAAGCGGTTCGTTTCCCGCCTCCTCTCGTCCAGTCGAACAGAcgcattaaaaaagaaaaagtggaaCAGAACGTGTGGTTAAAAGCAGAAGCTTCCGTCGAGGCGTCTCAGTGAGTAAAGCAGCAGGAtatttacaagaaaacacacattcttcaCTTCCTTCTTCCCGGTCAGAGTTCAGCCAATGCCTTGTCACACCGAGGTCATGTGATCCCGACGCCGGGCCCGTTTCCGTGGAGACGAGCACGGACTCAGCAGGaactgaaaagaagaagaggcacTTCTCGAATGGCTGGTTTGTCGGTCGTCGCTCTCTGACTCGTCTCCGGCCGAAGCGGGTGTTTGGTTGTTGGTCTCGCTCTGGACACCGGGGGGCGCTGCTGTTGTCTCAGTGGCCTGATGCAGGAGGCACTTGGTAGTGATGCTCTGAGGGGATCCGGCTCTGCTATGTCATCAGGATGGGCTTCTGCCTCACCTCCAGGATGTCTGACAGAAACACGTGAAGAAGAGTCACAGTCATGCCCCGTAACTAAAACACGAGTAACTACAGCTGACTGTAACTAAGCACAActaactgagtgtgtgtgtgtgtgtgtgtgtgtgtgcgtgcgtgtgtgtgcgtgcgtgccctTTGACCTGTGgtgatgctctgtgtgtgtgtgtgtgtgtgtgtgtgcgtgcgtgtgtgtgcgtgcgtgccctCTGACCTGTGgtgatgctctgtgtgtgtgtgtgtgcgtgcacgtgccCTCTGACCTGTGgtgatgctctgtgtgtgtgtgtgtgtgtgtgtgtgcgtgcgtgcgtgccctCTGACCTGTGGTGAtgctgtgcgtgcgtgcgtgcgtgcgtgcatgccCTCTGACCTGTGGTGAtgctgtgcgtgcgtgcgtgcgtgcgtgcgtgcgtgccctCTGACCTGtggtgatgctgtgtgtgtgtgcgtgcgtgcgtgccctCTGACCTGTGGTGAtgctgtgcgtgcgtgcgtgcgtgcgtgccctCTGACCTGtggtgatgctgtgtgtgtgtgcgtgcgtgcgtgccctCTGACCTGTGGTGAtgctgtgcgtgcgtgcgtgcgtgcgtgccctCTGACCTGTGGTGATGCGGTGCAGCGGCAGGGTGACGTAGGTCAGGTGAGAGTAGAGCAGGAAGTAGTCTTCAGCTCGGTTGAGTTTGAGCCAGGAGCCGACCAGCGAGCGCCCGGTGCCcgacagagagcgagagcggaggttggtggtggtgtgaaGATCTGAAACAGGTGGAGAACAGACTGATGGGTCACACCTGAGTCACAGCATCACTGATGACTGACGTTCAGAGACACTCGTCCTGTCGTTAACGTTTCATCATCCTGTGGTTTAAGGCAGAACGCAGCTAACAGCGCCCCCCGCAGGCCGCAGTGATCACCACAGCCCAGTCGCTCtgctacaaacacatgaacagtgaGAGGTCTGTACCttcgtcctcttcctctctgaagaACTCCTCGCTGTCGTTGGCCGAGTGAGACTTCTTCATCTCTGCGATCCGGTTTCGGGGAACTTTACGTCTcagagacggagagaagaaggagggacGGTTCCTCTCCGGAGTCGGAGGAGTGCTGAAGGACGTCACCTGGAGGAAGACCACCACAACTGGACagtgagaaccacgtatctccagatgtgtggctgtacaaacacatgatgatcttatagaatatgatgcatcgctgcagattaaaccagccaacaggatataaagtagatcaaatgagctcaacctgaaacatctgcagcaggaatattaatccacaaacatcagagatgatgagaaacactgacagcaacattttactgatacaccaACACTGCGACTGGAAGTACATGTGGAAGCAGGACTGctacttgtagtggagtaccTTCACAgtgtgtattagtactttaactgcagGAAAGGATCAGAgttcttcttctactgttgTTATTCTGGATGGAGCAGCAGGTATCGTCCTCGCTGTAAATCcagcctcagtgtttgtgaCCCACATCATGTGTGACTTTCATACTGGACCCTGATTGGCTCCAAACTAGTTGTGATGTCATAAACCCTGCAGGTGCCTCCAGGTGTGCAGGTCAGATTTAAGGAGAAACGTTCCTCcttcagcaggtggaggtgaaaaCAAAGTGGGCAGGAACTGACGATTACTTTAATGATTGATTTAATGTGTCCGATCAATAGTCAAATGAGAAAATTATTGATTTCCAAACAGAAAATCTTCACGGTGAAGAGCAGGAAGTTTTGGTAAATGtgaatctttgttttttctgcagtgaaacataaataaatgactcCATCAGACGGCCGtgacacacatctgcaggacgGATGTTTAAATGATGCATCATCCCGCCGGCAGCATTCATTATTGATCCTGACCTGATTTCAGGTCTTTGAACGGACTCGTGTGGCGTTCGCTGTCGGCTCggagctgctgagctgaaggTTTTTGGGTTTTCTCTTCTGTTTATTCGCAGccgcagacaaacaggaagaagtgAAGAAAACTGAAGTGTGACTTCCTGCTCTGGTTTCATCTGCCGGCTGGAAAACGCCACGCTGGGTTTTTATGATgcctttaaatttaaatttaaatcagaccagattttaaatgcatctttaaGACTTTAATCATTAAAGTTGTTaacaaacatacagaacaaaGCTTCAGTTTAGTGTTTTATGATGCAACTCATCATTTATTGGACATTTAATATTTAtaattcttcattttcaaactaATTCAGCACAAACTTGGAAAAACTGCTGATGATTTCTGAATATTTGAtcataaacagcagctgaggatgATTTGAATCATcgttgattgattgattgattgattttggtGCTACCTGCTGTTGTTGTACCTACATACATTTGAACTCTTTACATTGCACAGGCATCATTAGCCTCTAATGCTAGCTCAATGCTATGCTTTTGGTTTAATCTTAGGTCAGTTTTGAACTCTAGAAAGCCATCTTTATGCTAGCATTAGCAGGCTAGTATGCTAATGATAGTAGTCTACGCATTTTGCTGGCATGTTAACATGACGTGTTGTAAAACCTTTTTTAAAGACGTATGTTAGCATGGTTAGCAGGTTTTAGCAGCAACGTTACTGTGAGACTGACATGTTGACATGCTAACGTTAAGGCTTGTATCTGTATCCAGTATTCTATATTATAATGAatgtggtggaggaagcagtCAAATCTTTAACTCAGGTAAAAGCAGTAATAACAGAGTAGAAGTACAAGTACTGCATTCCACATGTTACTGAAGTGGAGATATAAAACTATTAGCTTCATACTTAAAGTAAAATGACTCATTACGCTGAACGTTCCCTTTCAGGATATcttatattattggattatagCCACTGATGCATTCACGTGTACATTCACAAGTATCCAATGAATGTAGTGCAGTAGAAATATAGTAGTTCAAAGTGGAACTGCTCAAcataagtacaagtaccttgtAACTGTACTCAAGTGCAGTACTGAAATAAATGTACTTTCCAGCACTGCATCCAGGTCACACGGTGTGCGTTTGTTTTTCTCACCCTCTCGTGCATCGGTGACACCTGGTCCTCCTCGGTGCCACAGGGGGAGGTGTCGCCCGTCGGCACCCTGCTGACGGCCATCTCTGCGTGACCTTTGCCCTGAGGACCCTTCATCCTCACGAACTCcatgttgttgtatttgtagAAACCAAAAGACATCCGCTGGGCCATCTTAGCAGCTACGCTCACCTGCAGCGTTCACACGTGAAGAACCTCAACATGCAGTCAAAGATAcgctgtgtactgtgtacactgtgtacactgtgtacagGCCGGATTTGttaaatttgtatttaattactttaattGAATGACAGATTTCGGCTGATGGGAGTCATGagtttatttgctttttcatGCATGTTGTTATTAATTAGCATCAATTTAAACGCAGAGCTGAGCTTTCAGATGCGTCAAATCCAAGAAACAACCAAGTCATAATTACATGACTCTTATTTACAGTCAGTAACAGATTACAGTAGCTCCTACATAACATTAGCCTTAGCAGGACAATATGCTAACAGTACCATACTAACATGCACAAGTAACTGTGCTAACTATATGTATgttgacatgctgatgttagtaTGTTTGCATACCTTGTAATGTGAATCCATGTTAGCATCATAACATGCTACTGTTAGCATGTTATGatgcagcattagcattaatatatgtttcatgttgtttaatttgtaatACAAATACTGAACCAGAACCATTAAAGAAAATTAACCCAAAACCTGAGCAGTATAAAGCTAgtgttagcattttagcatggtACAGTTAACATGTTgacatgctaatatttagcaCATTAGCTTGTTACATAATGTAACATCATGAATTTGAGCAGAAAGCTTAATTCTTGGGACAGTCGATGAAGACACAAATAGAATGTATGATTTTGCATCACCATTAGCATTATACCTGCTACACATTAGCATGTTATAttgtcatgttagcatgctgccgttagcatttagcttaacGCCTCGCTGTCCCTAAGCACAGAGGTTGCAGCTTCTCACCCGGTTGTCGTAGACCTTCTTGAGGGCCTCGTAGCGGATGGAGCCCTGGAAGATGACGCCCTGGAAGGTGTTGCTCTTGTCGCTCGCCACCAActccacacacaccatctccCCCTCGCCCACCGTCATGTCACTGAACACCTACACAAAGAGACCGTCATCGTCTGCATACATTCTGTCacgcagaacacacacaaacaaagcgACTGTTGGCCGTTTCAGCTGCACTGAAGTTTTTATTCGAGTTCTCACTAAACTGTTTTTTCTCGCTTCTGAGCACCAAAAAACGCTCATTGATTTCCTCCCAGGAGAGAAATGTCCGATCTGGTGTTTTTCCCTCCAGTCGACCAATAAAACGAGGCGTTAACTCGGAGTGAAGAAACGGTCGCACTTCATTAAACCGGCAGCATCGACTGGATCGACTCAGCAACCAGAACCGGACGCCATCAGCTGCTGTGGCGTCTGCAGAGTAAAGACTTCATCACTGAGGGGAGCGCCACTTTCTGCACTTCTGCACCAATTTCCTGTTTACAACCCATTCAGGACCGCCTGTGCTCGGGTTTCACTCCCTGTTGTTCACAAGCTGATGGCAtcgctgcatgtttttattttcaagttgGACTCTTCAAATGACCAGAAAATACCTGCAgtagatcttttacttaagtaaaagtacgaCAGTGTAGAAATACATGTAACTTACTGAAAGTACAGAAGTCGTGGTCAAAGTAAGCTGCAGTTAAAGTTAACTTGTGGTTACAGTAAGTGGTATAGTGAGTACTAAGTATGACAAGACTAAAGTCACCTCCTCAAAGTTGTCGATCATGAAGAAGATGTTCGGGTAGCTCATCTTGGACTCCTCTCCTTTGCTGTCCATGGCGTGCTTGCTGGGAGACGCGAACACTTCCTGTGAAGCGTCACAGGCAGAATGAATGAAGGTCAACAGGCAGCGGACGtgagcgctgctgctgctgctgcggagCTGTGCGTTTTCCTACCTGACACTTCTTCTTGTGGATGTGGATATCTCCCGCGTCTGAGCGCGTGCAGACGGCGCACGTCACCACGTAGTCCAGCTGAAGGCGGCAGAGTTTCAGGTTATTGTGGGCTTCAGTCAAacttttctcatgttttttacttcctgtcttttcctgcGTGGACGCAGACTGAACACTCACGACATGTTGCTGCTCTGATGTTTGTTTGGTCTCTTTAGCTCATGTTGTACCGTCCGGTCCAGTGATAACGGCTTCATATCTAATTAGTCTAATTAATCGATTTTGCACAATCACTCCAAATTCCTAACAAATACACGAGCAGCTTGACATCAGTTGGACACTTTTTCACATCCAGAACTAAAAGTCAGGCCAAATCACCTGGAAATTTGTTGTGGATGTTCAAAattccctttttttgtttgtgatctCAAACACAAATGGTTTTATCTCCTGTAGATAATCCTGACCTGGTCTTTCCTACGTTTAACTTTTAGTCCATAAATCTTTATAAAACTCACATCGGTCATGGACATCTAagataaaacaacacatcaTCTGCATACGAAGATATTTGATGTTAATCGCTGGTTTTTATACCTGTAATATTTGGATTTAATTGGGTTGAAATCCTTTCTTATAACAAAATGTTGTgatgaattattattttcagagtCTCGCAGTATTTGCTGAAAGTAAAGTTTGAAGCCATGTGACAAAATGTTAATTGTCTGAAACAAAAGGGTCAAAAGCTTTCTGCGCGTCTGCAGCTGAAGTCTGCTGGACCACCGTTACATGACGATGAGTCCTGGTGgtttcctccagcaccaccatgaggtctttgtaataaaaaaatcacattgaAGCTCTCGAGGATGAAGCCTGCGTATGCTGGGCTGTGTCATGAACTACATCTGAGTAGCAGCTCTACTCGTCAGCGCGACTGCCGCTCACCTTCTGCAGGATGAGGTTCAGGTAGACGCTCTCCTCCCAGTCGATGTCTGGGTCCCCGAGGCCGGGCAGCTTCTTGGAGTCTCTCCTGTaaacctccacctccacctgaaaCACAGCCGACACTCCGTCAGAACCGGCAACAGAGAGGAACCGGGATTCTGAAGACTTCCTGCCACATCAGCTCGACGTCAGAGAGCGGAGACACGGAGGACGAGCTGCTGCAGGCAGATCAGAGCGAGACGTGCCGTGATGTAACGGGACAGTCCATAATGAGACGGGACACTGTGGACAGTCCTGCTTTCCATGCAGAACACCGTCATGTCGTTCTTACACTaaataacaattaaaaacagGTTGATGGACGTTTTTACTAATTTATTAAAAATCTACAGAACTACTCTTCATATCAACAGCAGCTGTAATCATGACTGTGGAGCTCTGATGTACAGGTACACACCTGGCCGCTGCTGTGGGACCAGGTTTATATCTTATTATAGTTCAAATTATTTGACTTGTCAGCCAAACTCCATTTAATTTAAGCCTAATTTGATGGACACAGTGTGTATGGATACATCGTAGCAACACAATCAGTCCTGTGTGtacaaataaatattcaaatgaaactgtAATATTTGCTTTACTTCAACAAATCTTATGTACATTTGCAAATCTTCTAAAAAGTGTGTAAATAACAAAACGTATCTGTGCTTCATCATGTTGTTGTATTGTCAGTTTCAGACATTTACTTGCACAGTCAGCAGCTTTTATCCAGCCAGTGTttctgttcacttcctgttccatGACGCAGGACGACCTGACTTCCTCTGAACTCGCCGtctttaaattatatttttgtgttACCGTTGCTTTAAAAGCTAAAGACAGAAAACGAGCGTCACGTTAACTCTGACGGTTATTTTACTGCGTGTCGAGTCATCAGCTTCCTCCGTGACAGGTATTTCCCATCGCCGtcgcgcacacactcacagtgtaaccatggcaaccactCCTGTGCTCTAAACGGTTTGTGAGCGATACGAAACCTGGCGTGTGGAGACCTGGTATCTCCCTGCAGACATGAACCGTTATCAGGcctgtttaaataaagatttgaCTGAAGTGCACAGATTGAGCCTCctgaccaacacacactgacagaataCTGCAAGgaaccagagaagaagctgcagcctgaCCTGAAACACAGTGTTTATGTTGTGATTCATGTtcctgctgcattttactgctgtagatgtttcaggttgagctcatctgaactactttatatcctgttggctggtttaatctgcagcgatgcatcatattctataagatcatcatgtgtttagTACTTTGAATTTGTCCTTCAGAACAGTAACACGAACATCAGAGAGTTCAGGGCGACTTCAACTTTAACTTGTTTGCTTCAATAGTGACATTAAATGAGGTTTTTCTGGAACAAAACCGGTCAGTTCCTGTTTCACTTCGtctacacgcacgcacgcacacacactcacacacgcacgcacacacgcacactcacacgcacacacacacgcacacacacacacagggctgcagTCAGTTGTTTCTCTGTCGGATGAAACAGAGGCCGAGATGATGGGAGCTGTTAACCTGACCTGGACACAGAACAATGGCGAGTAACCATAGCAACCAGGGACGGAGGAGGATGTAGGACAAACTACAAAAGGCGGGCCGAGTCGATCCAGATGAGCGTTCCTCACAATGTTTAATTAGAGAAGAAGAGATCAGAGCatcatcagctgtgtgttagCTCACATATTATtagtttttatatatttaaactttaaaaaacagacatttgaatgATAAATTCTACTTTGTTGAATTTACTCGATTTTAGTTGTtaaaatattggaaaaaaaaacacaattccaGGTAAAAACAGAGTTTTATATTcttaaagtttgttttctgttttatcagaTCAGCTGTTTATTCGCAGACAGTTTGTCTGAGGTGTTTAAATAAAGCTGGATTCTGATTTTAGAGACGACAGACTGACGGTGGGTCGCTGCCGTTTGTCTCAGTCACCATCATCTCATCCACCTTCATCAcgacaggaagaggagaagaagaagggcaGACCGAAGTGGTCGTCGCATCGCCgtgaaaacagcagaagaagaaaataagaagcACTGCTGGTTTGTTCTGGAGACGCTGCTAAAGACGGAGCTGAAACATGAGTCAGTTTCTGAGGAACAGAAACACCTGAGTGTGATCTGAGGAGGTGAACACCTGTCACAGGTACGAGCTGTCTGatcactgcagctgtttaaCAGACAGGCTGAAACCTCAGAgcgcttctcctccagctgagagTTCAACCgaagctgaggctgaagctgaagctgaggctgaagctgaagctgaggctgaagctgaagctgaggctgaagttgaagctgaggctgaagctgaggctgaagttgaagctgaggctgaagctgaggctgaagctgaggctgaagctgaggctgaagctgaagctggagAAACGCTGCTGGAAGGTTCAACATGCAAACTAAAGACAGTGAATACTGAGCTGTGGCCTCTCCTGATGATCATCTGATCTGAGATCAGTGATTCCTCCGAGCTGAAACTGCCGATGACTGAAGGATCAACGTCGACTCGATTATTTCAACGTTCAGACGATTCTTCAGTGACTGACGGAGAACACAGAGACTAATGATCTCTGCAGTGaaggaaatgatgaaatgattcCTGTTGATTTAGTATTCTGGTATTTAAGGTGGTCTGTTTGTTGGCTTCCAGATGATCACAGTTTAGTTTCAGGATTTTTAAAGTGATCTGTTAATTTAAGTTCACGTTTCCTGAAGGAATCAAACCCACAACTGTAACTAACAGttactttcattatcaattcatctacaaattattttcaaacttatttgtttttttgatcgTTTCGtttatgaaatgtcaaaaagtcTTAAATTCTTAGTTTTGTTCAGTGGGAAATTAAAAGATATTtaaatgagaggaaacagaaaagcagaaaattctgACAGAGAAGCAGATT
This region of Chelmon rostratus isolate fCheRos1 chromosome 22, fCheRos1.pri, whole genome shotgun sequence genomic DNA includes:
- the kiaa0930 gene encoding uncharacterized protein KIAA0930 homolog, whose amino-acid sequence is MASFPGLCKAVGPAEEENGELDGSLQQMLKAIADERNRLNIRQEISGLGCFKDDRIVFWTWMFSTYFMEKWAPRQDDMLFYVRRKLAYVSADNTEGKKVEVEVYRRDSKKLPGLGDPDIDWEESVYLNLILQKLDYVVTCAVCTRSDAGDIHIHKKKCQEVFASPSKHAMDSKGEESKMSYPNIFFMIDNFEEVFSDMTVGEGEMVCVELVASDKSNTFQGVIFQGSIRYEALKKVYDNRVSVAAKMAQRMSFGFYKYNNMEFVRMKGPQGKGHAEMAVSRVPTGDTSPCGTEEDQVSPMHERVTSFSTPPTPERNRPSFFSPSLRRKVPRNRIAEMKKSHSANDSEEFFREEEDEDLHTTTNLRSRSLSGTGRSLVGSWLKLNRAEDYFLLYSHLTYVTLPLHRITTDILEVRQKPILMT